The segment TAATAAACCTGTGTTCCTCAACACCTCTCGACGACACGTTGTAACCGCTAAACCCATAGTTTTGAACCACCGGCCGGCTGTCAAGTGTCAGACCCTCTCCCTCCCCTGCAGACGTAGACGTAGTTGCCGCGGCAATCGTAAAGTACCACGCGAGCCGCCAGCTCTAAAACACGCACTCTAGAAAATGTTACGttgaattattacaatagaTTCGTATAAATTTTTCCGTGTTTCAAAAATGCGATCCGTCACCAAGACCGACACCGATGGCAATCCGTCCACCGGATCCTCGGGGAATTCGAGCCCGAATAGTTTAAACGACGAACACGCCGACGATCCCAATGTAAGTGATATCAATTCACACCAAACGCATCCCGTGCCTATTAATCGAGCTATTGGTGGGAAAATTTACTCTCTTGTAtcgtataaataattgtttgaatccgttgtaatatttgtaataattttatatatatttgaaatttttttatacactatTCCTGATGTTATACTAAGTATAACATCACTTTAAATCTAGTTAATGGGATCTGAAGAATTAAAATACGTGCTTTGAAATttgagttataatataaagcgtTTTATTACGAGATTATTTAAATCCGTGATAATTTttgcattaatttaatatatatttgaattttttctaCACTATTCCTGATGATATGATATACTATACTgtataaaatttcagttaaaataCAAAGAGATTACTGCGCGTTGTTTTGTGTTAgtttatatacctacataattGTATAGGTCTAGTTCTATTCTAACTACAatacgaattatataaaagaaataatatataatatatgtattgctTAAAAGtagttaaatgaaactaatagttttcggattactacacgtagtttattattaaagaaaaaaactacatactcccgaggtgatcacgggcagacgagatgatgatgatgataaaataatgtgtgataatccgaaaatataagtttcatttaaatgaatactcgcgaaagtcttaggtcTCATTAGTTcaagttgaattaaaatataaattaacttggCTACGATGCTATGGAAGTTAGTGTATTGTGCAATATGCCGCAATTATTTAACCTGTTTTTTGAACTTTGGTTAATCTTAAGaggttagaaaaatatttgaaagaatAGTTTGGATAATTTTGATTGTTGATCAATAGTTTTTGTACCTCACTCATTCGTTCCTTAAAGTCATTCTGTAATTCTAATCTTCTGTTATTATAaccgaataaaaaaaaatacacagatgtaatataattcgttatatctattgtaaaataaattcttttattaccTTAACTTTGGAGGAGGAATTTTCATGATAAATACGAAGAATGAAGATGTATAGTATTTATTGAGACTATACACATTCAATGTATTTAGCCGCGTCAAGTCCGTATCAATTAATGGCAGTtgctattgttttaaattgcgACATAGTAATACTGAACGACTCTACAAGGTAATAAACTTATGACATATTAAtggttcaaatttaaattaaatgaatcaaTTCCTGTTTTAGTTGTAAtaagattgttttatttattgtcatatttCTTAAACACATAGTGTATTATGACGTCGGCTGTACCCTGACATCTAAACTTaagatatgaatataaatgatCATTTATTATGAACATTCAAGTTTTAttctaagttattttaatggttttcctttcattttttttttcatataatattattttttttcatttaaaattatttaagtgagatttaatttaaggAAGCATGGTACGATCTTTGTCAATCGAAGTCTAAtgcgttatttttaatatgctcatatatattaatagccatgtaattattattatatgtctaTTCTAAGTGATCACGTCGCGACATTTGATTAACTGGCTATAAGTTTTAGATCAAGTTAATGATTTCTTAGTAAAAATAGGTGAtccttcaataataatatattttatgtaatcgGAAatcataaacaattaaattacctctgtttaatatattttgttctgtaGGAACTACCTGGAGGTATATTATACGTAGATAGTGGAATAACCTATCCGAAATACTATGATGAGCCGTACTTCGATGAGGTGGAGGAGCTCTTGGGTTCCTCATCCTCACCAGCTCCCTGTACCCTCGTGTGGAGGGACGTCACCGTACATATCAAACTGAAAAATGGAAAGCTCAAGAGACTAGTAAATAATGGTGAGGTTTAcagtttatacaattttttgtgGACTGAaaaatgaagatttttttttaacataagtctaaatttatttattagatcatttttatttcaacattcaAAAGTTATACTCTCCGCAAAGGGCATGTGACACAGAGAGGTAATTTGATATGTATAtgatcaatttaattatcatcGTTAGAAGTGATTTtaagaatttgaattttatttacatatttttttacacattatttacacatttttcTTATGACGAACTCTGatatattgtgataaaataatataaaatcctatcaataataaataaaaaaggggGTTGACTGTcgaataatagtaaaaataaatacattatagtttcatttacgtAATCAACTAAAAAAACGAAACAAATTACCTAGTAAACTCTCCATCGTAAAACAAAATTCTCGCTCTCCGACGCACTCACGTCttcctattaatatattccatGAAAATTCATATCGTGACTTATAATTGTAACGaattaaatgacaatttttttttaaaataaggaacattaaattaataaaatgtttaaatttgataatacatatatgaccaaatatatattttatagcatgTATTTGTTCACAGTGAGCGGCATCGCGAAACCCGGAACTCTAGTGGCCCTCATGGGACCTAGGTGAGatattgtttcaataataattaattctatatatgtgttatatataaaaattttatatttattgagctCTTTAAATTACGAACCATTCACGAGTAgacaaatacataatttacttCCTTTATAGATTCTTATgaaaggttaaaaaaaaaaattaatgtcactGACGGCGGATAAACAGACTtagttttatcatttatacacggtatataataaataataataataatatttaaattctgataTTGCGTGTATTGTAATTGTCAGTGTGgaatttcaaattcatttgGTTAGATTGGATTAGCCGCCTCGTGTTGAATGTCAACAGTGTTGCGTTACCAGACCTCAAACCGGCGGAGTTATCTCAATGAACAGACACTGCACCTTAGCATTGATCCTTATATCATATTGTACTCTACATTTCACGCTCTAATACATACCAGTTGCACCCTTGGCACAAGTTTGTATGCTAACGCTGCTTGCGGGACTTTgcctgtattttatatataaacctaAGCTGCGAATACACTGTGTAACTATCGTATGTTgagttttatgaataaaaaactctTAGCGTTTCTTATGAATATCACTGTGAGCAAATTTGTGGTAAAGTTATACATCTCAATATCGATGACTGTTCGAGGTGAcgtttagttttttttgtcgTTTAACTTCTGTGAAAAAGTTGAattaaaggtttaaaataattaaaaaatatagcagtATAGTTTAGTACacagatgaaaaaaatatagtagtaATGACTGCTTCGGGATTCTTTTCTTATACTACTGAGTACTgccttaaaaaacaattttaccttaaaaaaaataatttaattctgtcTTGAgtaaaaacaatcaaatatggctatagtttatttagttcataattcgagataaaaatattgataagagcacataaaaattaacagtgtaacattatttatgtataataatacatcTTTATTAGAAACAGAGGGTATCTTTAATGAGACAATTGTATTTTCTCAGCGGTGCCGGCAAGACAACCTTGATGACCGCGTTGGCCCAGCGGAGTCCAGGTcagtatttaaaagaattcagTATACTTACTCTAAGTGTCCATCATCACGGCACGGCATACGGAACGTTCAAAGTTTTTCATTCTCAAATCTTCGAAGTCTACTAACATTAAGGAATGTAATGAATGGGAGTAAccctatgtatatataccCTATATAACCGCTATATACCCTATGTATATAGCGGTTCAATTCAAACTTAGAAGTAGCATATACTAAGCGGACAGTCAGTAaaccttttctatattaaacttataaataaattgatcgATTCAGTAAACGTCTAGTGCTAGTTTCGTGGCTTAACATGTATGCCATTAATTATCGATTAAGTGTTTTTAGTGACCCCGGCACGTGGGCAACCTTTAACGATACCGGctcctatattcaaaatcaacatcaaaattcaaattattggCACGTGccagataaaaaaacatacattataaatattcagttaATATCGTTTTGAGATActgcttaaattattttgaaaaatttacatttagtgCCAATAAAGTCAAAAGTTATCCACGTTTGATAATATCTTcccgttttataaaaaaagcaagGAATTGAAAGCTAAATCAATAAATCTATGAATTAAAAGGATTAGAATTTTCTccatattttgattaaaaattaaaaaaaacatccaaaatttaagaaaagtataactttttaaacatacattaaaaaacatactcACCCTTTTCTTACACTATGgtatttaaatacacattcgtatataaatttcgtatttttgaaaataaaatatattacataattaaaataaatatatggctaacataaaaaaatgttcggccttcaaaattttgttttttgaatgtaaaaattttccaAATAGAAACCGGCTTGGTGTCGTTTTTGAATGAatcaaaaattccaaaaaaatacttttaatcgtccaaatagaaaaaaataatacgtctatgccttttttatttaaatttatcggtttttatttaaatcgaaacacattattaaatatatataactatatataatgtcacgtaattggtaaataaaattcagtagGAATTAATGTAGAAAgaaaccttaaaaatatatcgattgTTTTAAGGACACGCTTTATTCGAAAGTATTTCACCTTCATTGTGTTATGAACAACTGaagtatttatagtataaataaatctttaatatattattatcttatatttgtatggaaacgttttatttttagacgaTACAATCGTGGATGGTGCAATTGCTATGAATGGCATGCCCATAGGAGACTTCATGCATCGAGAGAGCGGGTACATGCATCAGGACGAGCTGTTCGTTGAGAATCTAACAGTTATGGAACACCTCACTATAATGgtgagtttttaaaaattatcgccattttaaatatacttgtatataGCAATatccaatttaattttttaagcaaCATTTCTCTacgaatttttttacaatacagatataatctttttaaaacaacctattttttttatattacagataataatctttaaatcATGTTATAcacattacataaaaactaattagaaataattaaagttgtcattatgaatgaatgaataattgaaaaaaaaaaactaattatttttaaataaacatgttgTCACTAACATAGACtttgaattgaattataatatatgacatttttttttattcgtacgtattatatttatatgataaggTTTAATATGACACCCCGGTGTAGTGTagtaacgtaaataaaattaccggTCAAATGCGTGGCCAACCCTAACTTATACGGTTTCTCAGCTTGTTAACTGtggttttttattatcaatattaaatagtttcataATACAGATTTGATagtgaaatgaataaaaggaAATCTATTAAGTAAtagataaagttaataattatgtaattaatattattgtaaatatatatattcgttcCCTCcaaaaatgattatttgaaaaatatttggctgaatagattttttttttaataaattcataaacaaaagTAAGAGTTTGTGCAAAATGAGTAAAGCTAGAAAAGTTCTAGCGACATTATGTCACAGATCGCTggaaaattttttgataaaaaaatcgttCAAAAACCGTAACTCGTTACAGTCATAAAATACTATGCATTAAACTATAGCATGTTaacgattattaaaaaaaaaaaattagacaaTTTAAAATCCACAAGCGCCAgacaaaaaatgttaaaattcaaattcaaattatggaatattttGAGCTTTCGTGTCTTCGTcgattttgaaaattttttgaatGAGCTACAGAAGTTACATAATGTtccataacattaaaaaccagttatatcattaattataaatattttttcttaagtgTGGCATGTtccttgttaaatatatacattattaatgattctttatgttttttttttatttaaagttttattacatgtGTTAAATGtcgatgaaaatgtttaaattattgccGATCGGGTTCCTGAACagggttattttttttttatcctaagCGATATAAAGatagaaaaatacatattaatccTTGTtcaggatatatatatatatatatatatatatatatatatatatatgtatactaggtaccagccccggcttcgcacgggctctttacaaataatataaaatagccttttTAGTTTTgagatttattaaacttatattatgataactttcaaatggtgcgcccgatttaaattatataaaaagtaatttacagatactgatgtagacttgaaaacgaagttatttattttgataagacttaatatcgtatttatgtaaatagctttccaataaatgcCTTTAGGaatgcaaatttttaaaagttgtaaatggatatagtatctTATCCTTAAgatatagacatatgccaccccGGACTTTTCTATAGaactatataagatacaaaattccaccatatatcattttgttataagtCAAAggctttaggcagcgttttcgttaaaagctctcagacggctcatgttttcccgacatcttcaacaaatatcgttaatgtacacacaagttaatacaaaaacttaacaaattatatactgaaaccttcctcgagaatcacgctatcgagtggtgataactgtttgataatcggtacAGTactttttccgtttatcgcgaataGACAGACAAACAGACTCGTCGaaggacttttttttataatatgtactgATGATTGACTGataagtagattttttttattgtaaatttttttaatgtaaatttacaaGTAAAATATGTCATAGAATTTTAAGTGTAATGAAGACGTCGGCTTACTTTTATCAtcctattattaaatagagtgacatttatttatattcaaaacggATTCCGATTAAGAATTCGTCTAGATAatttgtgataaatattaaatatatgatataattcatatattaaattggtaTTAGTATAATGGCAGATAATAGACTTTTTAAGTCTTTTTGTTCCCACgagagttttttaaatgtagataTACCTACATTGAAATGCCTTGATGAacctaaaatacaaaaattactttgGTAACCTATATTTAGATAGTGGTTTGTGGTTTCATGACAGTATCATATTACGATAATAAAGGCAATGACCTGGAAATAAATCCCAGCTTATTCTCATTCAACGAAGCCCCTAATAAAAAACCTAATATACCGGTAAtcagatttaattgaaactacaatatcgataattatattattaccagTTAGgtgccctagtaggttcgtttcaagtttggttaggtagagagaggagcttggacggtggaggtgagagTTAagcgcgcgttagataggggcctcttaaacctacacctgggtaacaagtcccaggcactgtttaAGCTCGTcttcctgcaacgcgatggacccggcgcccgcacggtgaatccatggaatgctgagaagttttcatcctttatacaatataaacatttatataacccAATATACATCACtcctattataaatgtaaaatagtgTGCATCATCTTCACGTTACGGGTGCAGGGGTTGATATTTTCCTCTCTATCAAACTACggatcattttattaataaaatatattaagaaccacttaaataaaatctatctaTAGTGTTATTAGTCATTGAATgatatattgaagtttttCACCCGGAGTCGTATTCtccataaattattaattaatgtttacaataatatgttaataagtatacatgttcattttattcagttatttattttgttatttaatcgTTTTCATAAATTCCAACGATTAGAATAAAACATATGAGGCCTCATCACCTAGCTTAGCCTTTACACCTTATGagtcttgttttattttagccTTTGTcgcatatacatatataataacacgTTTTTATAGGTTTTCATGTAATCTTAcaactaattattatgtttaattttattgtaatattattgtatctgTTGTTTCAGTCTCGTTTGAAAATGGACCGTCGTACTTCTCCTTTGGCTAGACGGCGAAAAGTCACTCAGTTATTAAGACAGCTGTCCCTCTACGGAGCCAGACATACGAGGATAGGTGGCTTAGACGGTTTAAAGACCCTGTCCGGGGGCGAGAGGAAACGACTGGCTTTTGCTACTGAGGTATATGGTTtgctaagaaaattattataccagTAGGTACTCTGCTAAACATAAGGAGAACATTAATTCAGATTACAAATCATCACCGTGACTAAGTATCTGTGAAAAAAGCAGATATAAAGCCCAGtcacacattttatttacaaacgtATATTATGTGCATGTTTTACCAACAAACgtgagtttttaaatatattaatgtatagaataaatagtactatttaatagtttaagatttaattcattttttttggaTCATAATGTTGCATGACATCCGTTTTAGACGACATCTAaaagacaatattaaaactttgttataGCATTATCGAAAAGGTTGCCGGTATTTTTGTTGGAAATTCTATTGGGCgggtttttatttcataacattaaCGAAGTAGTAAAGTGGGTTTAACTTAGGACGTGTTTTGTAATGCTATAAAATACGTTAGGagattaagttataatttataacaattactaaatgtttgtttaatttacaaaacgaTTAATGTAAGTGCTGTATTCATAAGAAAGTGCGGTAAAtagttataacttttttaataatgtgtaaccttttttaaatatatattttttattttaaatatcttccaGTTACTAACCGACCCGGGGCTTCTGTTCTGCGATGAGCCCACGACCGGCCTGGACTCGTCGTCAGCACAAAAgctcataactttattacgGGCCAGTGCGGTTCAAGGCAAGACCATCATATGCACGATACATCAACCGTCCTCTGAACTTATGGCTTTGTTTGATAAATTGGTTTTGCTCGCCGAAGGACGAGTCGCGTTCGCTGGAAATGCCTCCGGAGCTCTAAGTTTCTTTGAAAGGTTTGTCTTTTCGACAttacttgttaaaaaaatctttaaattgcAATGCAataaatgcatattttttaacttcattCGCATTAAACTATGATAGTGAAGCTAGGCGGCGTcataaaaagtgtttttaaatCTAGCACAGAAGTGGCGCCGAACTCAATGTTGATGACAATTGCCTCTTGATCTAAACAATGTATTAATTGATGGCCTCAATACAACTTCCTGTCATGAGGTCAGACGCCGGCGACTTTCAAGGGCTTGTTTACTAAGTCTATCGATCTCATCTCCAAGTctaaaaatgcaaataaaaagtcaataaaatacatcaatTTTCCGGTTATAGATCATTTTTATGGTTAATAATCTCTGCAGGAAATCAGACAACAaagtagtttatttaaaatgcgtTAACTCATTTCAAATGACCCTTTTTTCCTGTAGTCTGGGCTATCAATGCCCCATAACCTACAATCCCACCGACTATTTCATCAAAGTCTTGGCGTTAACCCCTGGATCTGAGGGTGCATCGAGACAGGCAATCAAAAGCGTTTGTGACAGATTCGCTGTCAGTGATGCAGCCAAAGAGTTGGACATGGAGATCCATTTAGAGTTCC is part of the Danaus plexippus chromosome 9 unlocalized genomic scaffold, MEX_DaPlex mxdp_26, whole genome shotgun sequence genome and harbors:
- the LOC116767603 gene encoding protein scarlet-like — its product is MRSVTKTDTDGNPSTGSSGNSSPNSLNDEHADDPNELPGGILYVDSGITYPKYYDEPYFDEVEELLGSSSSPAPCTLVWRDVTVHIKLKNGKLKRLVNNVSGIAKPGTLVALMGPSGAGKTTLMTALAQRSPDDTIVDGAIAMNGMPIGDFMHRESGYMHQDELFVENLTVMEHLTIMSRLKMDRRTSPLARRRKVTQLLRQLSLYGARHTRIGGLDGLKTLSGGERKRLAFATELLTDPGLLFCDEPTTGLDSSSAQKLITLLRASAVQGKTIICTIHQPSSELMALFDKLVLLAEGRVAFAGNASGALSFFESLGYQCPITYNPTDYFIKVLALTPGSEGASRQAIKSVCDRFAVSDAAKELDMEIHLEFHIMENEDEESKKLKFTHYKSPFIHTKIAWLVYRYLLIIVRDPRVQLVRIIQKLAIAITAGLCFLGTARLTQAGIQDVQGALFIIIAENTFIPMYSVLNMFPEEFPLLQRELKAGLHSTTIYYVSRMLALLPGLVIEPTLFTLVVYWVAGLRATLYAFGFTVLLAILVLNVAIACGSFFSCAFGSMPLAIAYLVPFDYSLMMTSGLFIKLSSMPKYVSWIRYMSWLMYSNEAMSILQWDGVQNITCTLPENEAPCVSSGQEVLQVYDFEKTKFWIDIMALVIMYLTFHLLALLALRYRTRRK